The following proteins come from a genomic window of Malus domestica chromosome 02, GDT2T_hap1:
- the LOC103418405 gene encoding auxin-responsive protein SAUR36-like, whose amino-acid sequence MARFRGFKLGKRLCRVSRWFFVRGTRTRPEYARLNPGSPSACSYKPMSRLLTWGRKLSAGAKSLCCSKPGSGYKRLGQNPVEKNKPVPVPKGHLAVYVGQKDGDFHRVLVPVIYFNHPLFGQLLREAEEEYGYEHDGGITIPCPMSDFESVKTRIAAGSGHRRLTWKRSATL is encoded by the coding sequence ATGGCAAGGTTCAGAGGATTCAAGCTCGGAAAGCGCCTTTGCCGGGTCAGCCGTTGGTTCTTCGTCCGTGGGACCCGAACCCGACCCGAATATGCCCGGCTCAACCCGGGTTCTCCCTCGGCTTGCAGCTACAAACCCATGTCAAGGCTGCTCACCTGGGGTCGGAAGCTGTCCGCTGGGGCTAAATCTTTGTGCTGCAGCAAGCCAGGGTCGGGTTACAAGCGGTTGGGTCAGAACCCGGTTGAGAAAAACAAGCCTGTACCGGTGCCGAAGGGACATCTAGCTGTATACGTGGGCCAAAAAGACGGCGACTTTCACCGAGTTTTGGTGCCGGTCATTTACTTTAACCATCCCCTGTTCGGGCAGCTTCTGAGAGAGGCCGAGGAGGAGTACGGGTATGAGCACGACGGCGGGATCACCATACCCTGCCCGATGTCGGACTTTGAGAGCGTCAAGACCCGGATCGCCGCCGGGTCTGGTCACCGGAGGCTGACTTGGAAGCGCAGCGCCACGCTTTAG